In Dryocola sp. LX212, the genomic stretch GGCGAACAAATTACTGAACGTGGTATCGGTAACGGTATCTCAATCATAATTTTCGCTGGTATCGTTGCGGGTTTACCGCCGGCCATCGGCCATACTATCGAACAAGCACGGCAAGGCGACCTGCACTTCCTCCTGTTGCTGTTGGTTGCAGTATTAGTATTCGCAGTGACCTTCTTTGTTGTTTTTGTTGAGCGTGGCCAACGCCGCATCGTGGTTAACTACGCAAAACGTCAACAAGGTCGCCGCGTTTATGCTGCGCAGAGCACACATTTACCGTTGAAAGTGAATATGGCAGGGGTTATCCCGGCTATCTTTGCTTCCAGCATTATTCTGTTCCCTGCGACCATTGCGTCATGGTTCGGGGGCGGAACCGGTTGGAACTGGCTGACAACAATTTCGCTGTATTTGCAGCCTGGGCAACCGCTTTATGTGTTACTCTATGCGTCTGCAATCATCTTCTTCTGTTTCTTCTATACGGCGTTGGTTTTCAACCCTCGTGAAACAGCAGATAACCTGAAGAAGTCCGGTGCATTTGTACCAGGAATTCGTCCGGGAGAACAAACGGCGAAGTATATTGATAAAGTAATGACCCGCCTGACTTTGGTTGGTGCGCTGTACATTACCTTTATCTGCCTAATCCCGGAGTTCATGCGTGATGCAATGAAAGTGCCGTTCTACTTCGGTGGGACCTCACTGTTAATTGTCGTCGTGGTCATCATGGACTTTATGGCTCAAGTGCAAACTCTGATGATGTCCAGTCAGTATGAGTCTGCATTGAAGAAAGCGAACCTGAAAGGCTACGGCCGTTAATTGTCGCTTGAGAAGTTACGGAGAGTAAAAATGAAAGTTCGTGCTTCCGTCAAGAAATTATGTCGTAACTGCAAAATCGTTAAGCGTGACGGTGTTATTCGCGTGATTTGCAGTGCCGAGCCGAAGCATAAACAGCGTCAAGGCTGATTATCTCGCATATTTTTCTTGCAAAGTTGGGTTGAGCTGGCTAGATTAGCCAGCCAATCTTTTGTATGTCTATGCGTTTCCATTTGAGTATCCTGAAAACGGGCTTTTCGGTATGGAACGCATAATCTAAATAGTAGGAGTGCATAGTGGCCCGTATAGCAGGCATTAACATTCCTGATCAGAAGCATACCGTAATCGCATTGACTTCGATTTACGGTGTCGGCAAGACTCGCTCCAAGGCCATTTGCGCCTCTGCGGGTATCGCTGAAGATGTGAAGATCAGTGAGCTGTCTGAAGAACAAATCGACACGCTGCGTGACGAAGTTGCCAAATTTGTTGTTGAAGGTGATCTGCGCCGTGAAGTTAGCATGAGCATCAAGCGTCTGATGGACCTTGGTTGCTATCGCGGTTTGCGTCATCGTCGTGGTCTTCCAGTACGCGGTCAGCGTACCAAGACCAACGCCCGTACCCGTAAGGGTCCGCGCAAACCGATCAAGAAATAATCGGGGTGATTGAATAATGGCAAAGGCACCAGTTCGTGCACGTAAGCGTGTAAGAAAACAAGTCTCTGACGGCGTGGCTCATGTCCATGCTTCTTTCAACAACACAATCGTTACTATTACCGATCGTCAAGGTAACGCTTTGGGTTGGGCAACTGCCGGTGGTTCCGGTTTCCGTGGTTCTCGCAAATCAACTCCGTTCGCAGCTCAGGTTGCAGCAGAGCGTTGCGCAGAAGCCGTGAAAGAATACGGTATCAAGAACCTGGAAGTTATGGTTAAGGGACCGGGTCCAGGCCGCGAATCTACTATTCGTGCTCTGAACGCCGCTGGTTTCCGCAT encodes the following:
- the rpsM gene encoding 30S ribosomal protein S13 codes for the protein MARIAGINIPDQKHTVIALTSIYGVGKTRSKAICASAGIAEDVKISELSEEQIDTLRDEVAKFVVEGDLRREVSMSIKRLMDLGCYRGLRHRRGLPVRGQRTKTNARTRKGPRKPIKK
- the rpsK gene encoding 30S ribosomal protein S11, translated to MAKAPVRARKRVRKQVSDGVAHVHASFNNTIVTITDRQGNALGWATAGGSGFRGSRKSTPFAAQVAAERCAEAVKEYGIKNLEVMVKGPGPGRESTIRALNAAGFRITNITDVTPIPHNGCRPPKKRRV
- the rpmJ gene encoding 50S ribosomal protein L36 yields the protein MKVRASVKKLCRNCKIVKRDGVIRVICSAEPKHKQRQG
- the secY gene encoding preprotein translocase subunit SecY — translated: MAKQPGLDFQSAKGGLGELKRRLMFVIGALIVFRIGSFIPIPGIDAAVLAKLLEQQRGTIIEMFNMFSGGALSRASIFALGIMPYISASIIIQLLTVVHPALAELKKEGESGRRKISQYTRYGTLVLAIFQSIGIATGLPNMPGMQGLVLNPSFAFYFTAVVSLVTGTMFLMWLGEQITERGIGNGISIIIFAGIVAGLPPAIGHTIEQARQGDLHFLLLLLVAVLVFAVTFFVVFVERGQRRIVVNYAKRQQGRRVYAAQSTHLPLKVNMAGVIPAIFASSIILFPATIASWFGGGTGWNWLTTISLYLQPGQPLYVLLYASAIIFFCFFYTALVFNPRETADNLKKSGAFVPGIRPGEQTAKYIDKVMTRLTLVGALYITFICLIPEFMRDAMKVPFYFGGTSLLIVVVVIMDFMAQVQTLMMSSQYESALKKANLKGYGR